One window of the Populus nigra chromosome 4, ddPopNigr1.1, whole genome shotgun sequence genome contains the following:
- the LOC133692160 gene encoding uncharacterized protein LOC133692160 gives MSRCFPYPPPGYYRIESIKIQKEKELSVTESYREAKKEKKERRRQRKENSNQTGYYGGKSQQEGKGRLPKEKREEAEKSGLTEEHNEPVCLQNVCYLSDDGIRSNKRRKLDPSTTTDDKPRNVFRIRLPLTRHKEPDVSLNSKGLCSTSGGADSVSGQSEIVRLSDQETVNSKAGELASPPENIPCSSVSDKLESSVSETSWFRFHDRKTLKADSQYKGLIEDWVPPTLQFELKDSDDEEWLFGTLKQERHGNKRLNERHDISCRESSTLWPRAHYLPESDVYALPYTIPF, from the exons ATGTCTCGGTGCTTCCCTTACCCGCCTCCGGGCTACTACCGGATCGAGTCGATTAAG atccaaaaggaaaaggagcTTTCTGTAACAGAAAGCTATAGAGAGgcaaagaaggagaagaaagaaagaaggaggcAGAGGAAAGAAAACAGTAACCAAACTGGTTATTACGGGGGTAAGTCTCAGCAAGAGGGGAAAGGAAGGCTTCCAAAGGAAAAAAGGGAAGAAGCTGAAAAGAGTGGTCTTACTGAAGAACACAATGAGCCCGTATGCCTTCAAAATGTTTGCTATTTGTCTGATGATGGCATTCGGAGCAACAAGAGGAGGAAACTGGACCCCTCAACAACTACTGATGACAAACCTC GCAATGTCTTTCGCATTCGGCTGCCCTTGACAAGGCATAAAGAGCCAGATGTGTCTCTCAATAGTAAAGGGTTGTGCTCTACTTCGGGTGGGGCAGATTCTGTTTCTGGGCAGAGTGAAATTGTCCGTTTATCTGATCAAGAAACTGTCAACTCAAAGGCTGGGGAACTTGCATCTCCACCAGAAAATATACCTTGCAGTTCAGTTTCAGATAAGTTGGAGAGCTCTGTTTCCGAAACTTCTTGGTTCAGATTTCATGATCGCAAGACGTTGAAAGCAGACTCACAATACAAAGGTTTAATTGAGGATTGGGTTCCACCAACTCTTCAGTTTGAGCTTAAAGATTCTGACGATGAAGAGTGGCTTTTTGGGACCTTAAAGCAAGAAAGGCATGGAAACAAGAGACTAAACGAACGCCATGATATCTCGTGTCGTGAAAGTTCTACTTTGTGGCCACGAGCACATTACTTGCCCGAGTCTGATGTTTACGCTTTACCGTATACAATTCCATTTTGA
- the LOC133692159 gene encoding protein kinase STUNTED-like — MNARGGWRLRLDQRGLNAMKGELSVLEGILAEDLKKMEQVFYGNLIGNSCAECLNCDLSEGAKFVHQVLTSSDNDFQDSLGTKDCSRCYKGLVKRVRPVSSSCSIQKVLKKAVKRCAALSVELNPGNSPGNGRSWDKFFANHLPATIVVWAAQEAKIMLKGDLIKLMGGFKLNPKPCLDTNHAGLREERVPDVNEITSCTFRRIEEVSRDDSAYLKDRNGYKAKVTFRSISVIRRALPESELGWPLLPRTNRSALDTLRNSEVGNMSLVERNSNEMKIPSNLKTDYSIVKECKIEGTVIQLFHTSENRSRDGSSNGEDARFGFKQEVSTHPDYVLTKNSTRSGPGWPLLRVKTSASLESFQESQAEKFSVVQWVSSLTDRSEEATTKFQIDFVSKEVESYVENKMRGYKDKNMGACLAAPMKLPKKMDCFFKVCTSGCKQFGYEELKRATRQFSPENFVGEGGCSNVYKGYLPGGKQVAVKILKQYKEAWSDFSLEIDIMSSLKHKHITPLIGICVEDNHLILVYDFLSQGSLDERLQGKRRKSVLPWKVRFKVAIAIAEALNHLHNECSRPVIHRDVKSSNILLSKDFQPQLSDFGLAIWGPADSAYAIHSDVVGTFGYIAPEYFMNGRVSDKIDVYSFGIVLLELLTGKKPIISKDLKGQESLIKWATPLLESGNLKALLDPKTNGNFDVVQMQRMVLAATLCVRQTARLRPKVSQILELLRGEKDEGEWVNSYANDLKKSSDEELDDLFQDFGCKPRLETSFLQLNDDDASHSSVDTASLSRVDVTTPSRAGRKSRSMLRDYLKESQG; from the exons ATGAATGCTAGGGGAGGTTGGAGATTAAGGTTGGACCAGAGAGGCTTGAACGCAATGAAAGGAGAATTAAGCGTTCTTGAGGGAATTTTAGCAGAAGATTTGAAGAAAATGGAACAGGTTTTTTATGGAAACCTGATAGGCAATTCTTGTGCAGAGTGTCTCAACTGTGATCTCTCTGAAGGTGCCAAATTTGTGCATCAGGTGCTCACCAGTTCAG ATAATGATTTTCAAGACAGCTTAGGCACAAAAGACTGTTCACGATGCTATAAGGGATTGGTGAAAAGGGTTCGTCCTGTTTCAAGTTCATGCTCTATCCAGAAGGTTTTGAAGAAAGCGGTAAAGCGTTGTGCAGCTCTGTCAGTGGAACTAAACCCAGGAAACTCTCCCGG GAACGGGCGTTCATGGGATAAGTTTTTTGCCAATCACTTGCCTGCAACTATCGTTGTTTGGGCTGCTCAAGAGGCGAAAATAATGCTCAAAGGGGATTTAATTAAACTGATGGGAG GTTTCAAGTTAAATCCCAAGCCTTGTCTTGATACAAACCATGCCGGTTTAAGAGAAGAAAGGGTGCCTGATGTTAATGAAATCACATCTTGCACATTTCGAAGAATTGAAGAGGTATCAAGAGATGACAGTGCTTACTTGAAAGACAGAAATGGTTACAAGGCAAAAGTTACTTTTAGATCAATTTCTGTAATCAGAAGAGCGCTGCCTGAGTCAGAGCTTGGTTGGCCTCTTCTTCCAAGAACCAATCGTTCAGCTCTGGACACGTTGAGAAATTCGGAAGTAGGGAATATGTCACTGGTCGAAAGGAATTCAAATGAAATGAAGATTCCTTCTAATCTCAAAACAGATTATTCTATTGTCAAGGAATGCAAGATTGAAGGGACTGTTATCCAATTGTTTCATACCTCTGAAAATCGGTCAAGAGATGGCAGCAGCAATGGAGAAGATGCGAGATTTGGCTTTAAGCAGGAAGTTTCTACACATCCAGATTATGTACTTACCAAAAACTCCACACGATCAGGGCCTGGCTGGCCTCTTCTCCGTGTAAAAACTTCTGCATCTTTAGAATCTTTTCAAGAATCTCAGGCTGAAAAATTTTCAGTGGTTCAATGGGTTTCGAGTCTAACCGATCGATCTGAAGAAGCAACTACgaaatttcaaattgattttgtttccaAAGAAGTAGAGAGCTATGTTGAAAACAAGATGCGTGGTTACAAGGATAAGAATATGGGGGCTTGCTTAGCAGCGCCAATGAAGCTGCCAAAGAAGATGGACTGTTTCTTTAAAGTGTGCACGTCTGGCTGCAAACAGTTTGGTTATGAGGAGCTGAAGAGAGCAACTCGTCAATTCTCCCCAG AGAACTTCGTCGGAGAGGGAGGGTGTAGCAACGTATATAAAGGATATCTCCCTGGAGGTAAGCAAGTGGCAGTGAAGATTCTAAAACAGTACAAGGAAGCATGGAGTGACTTCTCCTTGGAAATAGATATCATGTCTTCGTTAAAGCATAAGCACATTACACCTCTAATTGGCATATGCGTCGAGGATAACCATTTAATTCTGGTCTATGATTTCTTATCCCAGGGGAGCTTAGATGAGAGACTACAAG GTAAGAGAAGGAAGTCTGTATTGCCATGGAAAGTGAGGTTCAAAGTGGCTATTGCGATTGCCGAGGCTCTAAATCATCTTCACAACGAATGCTCTCGGCCTGTTATTCACAGAGATGTTAAATCTTCGAACATTCTCCTATCAAAAGATTTTCAGCCACAG TTATCTGATTTTGGGCTTGCCATATGGGGACCTGCTGATTCAGCATATGCAATACATAGTGATGTTGTTGGAACTTTTGGTTATATAGCTCCTGAATATTTCATGAATGGGAGGGTCAGTGACAAAATTGATGTGTACTCCTTTGGCATAGTTCTCCTTGAATTGTTAACCGGAAAGAAACCAATCATTTCCAAAGATCTGAAAGGACAGGAGAGCCTGATTAAGTGG GCAACACCGTTATTAGAGAGTGGGAATCTAAAAGCTTTGCTGGATCCAAAGACGAATGGAAACTTTGACGTTGTTCAAATGCAAAGAATGGTTCTTGCAGCAACACTCTGTGTCAGACAAACAGCTAGATTACGTCCTAAAGTTAGCCAG ATACTTGAGCTATTAAGAGGTGAAAAAGACGAAGGAGAATGGGTGAACAGCTATGctaatgatttaaaaaagtCTAGTGATGAGGAACTTGATGACCTTTTCCAGGATTTTGGCTGCAAACCAAGGCTGGAGACTTCATTTCTGCaattaaatgatgatgatgcatCACATAGTAGTGTTGATACTGCATCATTAAGTAGAGTTGATGTCACTACGCCAAGTAGGGCAGGACGAAAGAGCCGCTCTATGTTGAGAGACTACCTGAAAGAATCGCAGGGTTGA